Proteins encoded within one genomic window of Aphelocoma coerulescens isolate FSJ_1873_10779 chromosome 9, UR_Acoe_1.0, whole genome shotgun sequence:
- the RNF228 gene encoding RING finger protein 228 — MAEPAQTGGVGQGGRREDEAAVAAPAAAAAPSSEDYECKICYNYFDLERRAPKLLECLHTFCQECLSQLHLRAAQHPPAAGTEPGPGRSPGGSLACPLCRHRTALPDHRVHGLPVNTKLAAACPPQLRARDPVPQDRLPPLPPRRPPRAREAAAALAPPPPAPAGPRSSGGGYESCQSCKRAALSAGCVCVVVSFLSMVVLLFTGLIFVNQYGGDAAPGAAASPSPVGPICLSVASILALFSVVVTWLICWLKYRPEAATGGATANGSARGRAARRSDT; from the coding sequence ATGGCCGAGCCGGCGCAGACGGGCGGCGTAGggcagggcgggcggcgggaggatgaggcggcggtggcggcgccggcggcggccgccgcccccAGCTCGGAGGACTACGAGTGCAAGATCTGCTACAACTACTTCGACCTGGAGCGGCGGGCGCCCAAGCTGCTTGAGTGCCTGCACACCTTCTGCCAGGAGTGCCTGAGCCAGCTGCACCTGCGCGCCGCGCAGCATccccccgccgccggcaccgAGCCGGGCCCGGGGCGCTCGCCCGGCGGCTCCCTGGCCTGCCCGCTCTGCCGCCACCGCACGGCGCTGCCCGACCACCGCGTCCACGGCCTCCCGGTCAACACCAAGCTGGCCGCCGCCTGCCCGCCGCAGCTGCGGGCCCGCGACCCGGTGCCGCAGGACCgcctgccgccgctgccgccccgccgcccgccccgcgcccgggaggcggcggccgccctcgccccgccgccccccgcccccgccgggccgcGCTCCTCGGGCGGCGGCTACgagagctgccagagctgcaagcGGGCGGCGCTGAGTGCCGGCTGCGTGTGCGTCGTCGTCTCCTTCCTCTCCATGGTGGTGCTGCTCTTCACCGGCCTCATCTTCGTCAACCAGTACGGCGGGGACGCCGCGCCAGGCGCCGCGGCATCGCCGTCGCCGGTGGGGCCCATCTGCCTGTCGGTTGCCAGCATCCTCGCCCTCTTCTCCGTCGTCGTTACATGGCTCATCTGCTGGCTCAAGTACCGGCCCGAGGCGGCGACCGGCGGGGCCACGGCCAACGGctcggcgcggggccgggccgcccgCAGGAGCGACACGTAG